GTCGTCGTCGCTGCTGACGAAAAAGTACACATCGCCTTCAGATTCGTAGGCGTGGTCTTTTTCGATCAATCCCTGCACAATCTGAATGATCTGATCGATTTCTTCCGTAGCGCGCGGATATACCGTGGCGGGCAAAATATTGAGATCGGTCAGGTGATGACGAAACTCATCAATATAGCGTTCTGCCAAATCGAAGGGGTCAATGCCTTCGAGGTTGGCGCGCTGGATGATTTTGTCATCAACATCCGTGTAGTTCATGGCGTGGCGCACTTCGTAACCGCGATATTCGAGATAGCGGCGGACAATATCAAAAACCAGCACCGACATGGCATGACCTACATGCGCTTTATCATAAACCGTCGGCCCGCAAACATACATCGAAACCCGGCCAGATTGCAAGGTCTCAAGAGCTTCTTTTTTGCGTGTGAGCGTATTATAAATTTTGATCGCCATCAGGATTTCGCCTCCGTACGGGCAAAGATCATCCGACCGGCCGCGGTTTGTAAAACTTTGGTTACGGTAACATACGTTTCTTTATGCAGATGCCCGCTGCCGTCTTCGACAACCACCATGGTGCCATCGTCCAGATAGCCCACGCCCTGCCCAACTTCTTTGCCTTCCTGGATAATATCAACCACGAGCGATTCGCCGGGCAACAACACAGCTTTGACGGCATTCGCCAGTTCATTGACATTGAGGATCAGCACGCCCTGAAGTTCAGCCACGCGGTTGAGGTTGTAATCGTTGGTCAGTACTGGACATTTGAGTTGGCGCGCTAAAATGACGAGTTTGTCATCCACCTCGCGCGTGCCCTCTACGTCAATATCACTGATCTGCACGGGCATGGTGGCTTCATCTTGCAGGTGGGAGAGTATTTCCATACCCCGCCGTCCACGCTGGCGGCGCAGGCTATCGGCTGAATCGGCGATATACTGCAACTCGTTGAGTACAAAGCGCGGAATCAGCAGCGTGCCCGAAAGGAAACCGGTGCGAGCAATATCAGCAATGCGGCCATCAATGATCACACTGGTATCTACAAGAATTTTACGGCCAGCGTTATCTTCTTCACCTTCTTCGCTACCACGTCGGCGCGGCAGCCGATCGCGAAATACAGAGAAAATATCATTCTGGCGCATCACAAATACAGCCACGCCAAAATAACTAACCAACATCACACCAATAAAGGGCAGTACTTCGCCAAAAGGTGGAGGCAACAACGAAAGCGGGAAGGCCAGTAACGCAGCAATAATCAACCCAACGATCAAGCCAATCAGACTTGCAGCCAAGGTTTGAGCATCAATGCGAGCTAAAAGCGCTCGTAAAGCGCGCACGGGACGCGTCGTAAGATAGGGAGTCAGCACCAGTCCGATCAGAGCGCCTAACAAACTAATAATAACAACGTAAAGCACACGAGGTTCAGGAAATATACCTCCCCCAAACGAATTAGCTGTATAAGCCGCAAAAATCCCCAACACAATCATCCCGATAATGCGAACAACGAAATCAGAACTCATGAATAACTCCTAAAAAATGATAAAGCCATAAATAAAAAAAGCGCATGAATCATCAGCGCTAATAACCCCAGAATCTAAAAGACGGGAATAATGCAGGCATCGGATACGCAATAAAAAAATAAAAGAATAATTGCTAAAAATTGTGCGAGTCCGAGTGAAGCATATACACGCGCAAAATGATTGCACGAAAGATAATAGCACGCCGTAATTAGAACGTCAACTATCCACTGCAAACGCCTTTCATTAGCTCACTATGATTTCACGAAAACGGGCGCGAACAAAAAGCTGCATACGGCGCGAGGTGCCGTATGCAGCTTTTTGTTCGCGCAAATTAAAAAAACTAGCCGAGCGCGTCGTAGCCAGGGCCACTTTCGAAGAAATCATAGTTGGGCTGAACATCTTCAGTCAGGTCTACCGATTCGCCGGCTTCAAGCTGCTTGGTGGTTTCGAGTACAACGGGGCCACCATTATGATCGGTGTTTTCGTAGTGCCCGCTAAGGCCGAGTCGGCTGATATACTCGCCGCCTTTGGCTTCATAAGCTTCGGGAACCTCATCTTCGGAGAAGATGGCATCATAGGGACATTCGGGCACGCAGGCGCCGCAGTCAATGCAGGTGTCGGGGTCAATATACATCCAGGGCCATTCTTTAACCGGCTGGCCGGGGACAATACATTCAACCGGGCAAACGTCGATGCAGCCACCGTCACGCAAGCATAAGCTGGTAATGATATAGGTCATGTCTTTCCTCCATACAAAAGTATATATTTGGCAACTACAGTAAATAGTATTGGTATTGTACCTTAATTATTTTGGCAAGCACAAATTATCAAACTGAATTACAGAGGGCAATTTGTTGACAAATCCGACCTGCACACGATATAACTCTTATTATGGAAACGCGAAAACTTTTAGGCTGGATTTTGGTAATCTCGGGGCTGTTATTCCTCCTGAGCGGGTTGCTGGTGACGGTGTTTGCCGCTGTCCCGATGCCTATCAACAGTAATATGCCGCAGGGCGACGACGTGGCGGTTTCTCCCTCTATGTGGGTTGATTTTGCCAATCGAGTAATGGATTTCACCCTCGAATTGCTGGCTCTGGATTGGACACCCATTCGAGTGGGCGTATTTCTGATTGTGGTTGGAATGCTGCTCGAAGGGTTTGGGGCTTATTCGCTGCTCTCGTTAAAATGATCAGAGCGCCTCAATAATTTCGGCAGCCAGGTCATAGCGCCCGAAGGGGGGCATCATATAAACGCCGTTGGCCCAGGGCTTCATTTTTCGGATCATCTCAATCGTAATCTGCACACCTTCCGCGGGCGCATTATCTCCTGCGGTTTCGATGCGCGCCATCGTTTCAGAGGGGATGATAATGCCGGGCACTTCGTTGTGCAAGAAAGCGGCATGGCGCGCGCTGAAAAGCGGCAGCACACCAGCCAAGATCGGAATCTCCAGCGGTCCAAAGCGTTCTTCGTAAAGCCGTAAAAATTCAAAGGCTTTTTCGGGCTGATAGATGGGCTGCGTGAGGGCAAAATCGGCGCCGTTTTCAATTTTACGCCGCAGGACTTTCAGTTCCCGCTCGGGGTTGGATGGCAACAAATTGAGCGCGCACCCCACGAAAAAGGCAGTCGGCTGCCCGATGTCGGCCCCGGCGTGATCCAGCCCGGCGTTGAATCCTTGTTGAATCAGCCGGATCAACCCCGAGGGCACCAGGTCATAATCATCCATCGCATCGGGGTAATCGCCAATCGAAGTCGGATCGCCCATCACCACGAAGACATTGCGAATATTCAGGGCGTGCGCGGCCAGTAGATCGCCCTGCACGCGCAGCAAATTACGCCCGCGAGTGGGGAAGTGCAGCGTGGTTTCGATGCCCACATTACGCTGGATGAGATTACACACTGCCCAGGGACTCATCCTCATGCGCGCCATCGGACTATCGGCTACATTAATTACGGCAGCACCCGCCTCCGCTAACAGGCTGGCTCCTGCCAGAATTTTATGCGCTGAAAGGCCGCGCGGCGGATCCATCTCAACCGCAATTGGGAACTCATTATGGCTGAATTTTTGCGCCAATTGGGTCGGTTCAAGTTGAACGCGATCGTGCGCGGCTTGGGCATCGAAAGGCGCAATGACCTGAATTTGCAAATCGGCGGGCAGGGCATCCAGGCGGGCGCGCATAATGCGGGTATGCTCTGGCGTAGTGCCACAGCAGCCGCCGATGAGTTTGACGCCCAACTCGGTGAAGGTCTTTGTGTAATCGCCAAAATAATCGGGGCCAGCCGAATACATCACCCGCCCACCCACATTTTCCGGCCAACCCGCATTTGGCTTAATGGCGAAACGCGCCGCGGGCACAGCCTGACGCATTTGCTCCAGAATGCGGCGCAACTGTGCCGGGCCGCCGGAGCAATTCGCACCGATCACATCTGCGCCAGTTTCGTGCAAAGTACGGGCGACTTTGGCGGGCGTATCGCCTAGCAGGGTGCGATCGTCTCGTGTGAAGGTGATGGTGGCAACAACCGGCAATGAGCATATTTCGCGCGCCGCAGCAACAGCTTCGCGGATCTCGTAGAGGTCACTGAAAGTCTCAATGACCAGAAAATCAACCCCGGCGGCGCATAAAATGCCTATTTGCTCTACAAAGGTTGCGCGCGCCTGCTCGGGGAGTACGCGCCCGTAGGGGGCCAGCCTCACCCCCAGGGGTCCAATATCGCCGCCCACCAACACATCTTTGAAAGAAGCATCCACCACTTTACGCGCCAACTCCGCACCGGCGCGATTGATCGCTTCCACCTGATTTTCCAGGCCGTGATCGCTGAGTTTATAGCGATTGGCGCCAAAGGTGTTGGTATAAATCACCTGCGCCCCGGCCTCGATATAGGCCTGATGCACGGTTCCAACAGTGGCCGGATGGGTCAGGTTAAGGTGGTCAAAACAGGTATCGAGACCAATACCTTGCTGGTGCAGCATGGTTCCCATAGCGCCATCGGCAAGGATGGGATGGGGCGTTTCAAGTAAAGAAAGAAATTTAGATTTTGGCATGGGAGGCTCCGCGCGCGCTAAAGATGCGTCGAAGTGTACCAAATAGGTCGGATTTCCGCCATTTATGATTCGCTGCGGTCTTCGATCTTCATCACCGCGGGGATAGCAAAACCAATCAACCCCATGAGTACGGTCAGCGCGCCGCCCAGGATAAACCACACCTGAATGCCAAAAGCGTCTGAGAGCGGCCCGGCAAAAGCCAAACCGATGGGCATCATGGCGGTTGCCACACTGCCGGTGAGCGAAAAAACGCGTCCTTGCATCTTGGGGTCTACCGCGGCCTGGAGTATACCGCCGATAGAACCGTTGGCGATCGGGATCATCATGCCAGTGAATGCAAAAGCGCCCAGAGCCAGGTTGAACGCCGAGCCAGGCAGCATCCCCATAATACTGGTTCCCAGGCCGATGCCAATAATGCCGAGTATAGCCGTGACGATACGGCGTTTGAATCCGCCCCAAACCCCCAAGAGCAAACCGCCCACGATGACGCCGACACCAAACAGAGAATTAATCCAACCGAGTTGAAGTGCGCCCCCATTGAAGTGATCTTTAACTAATAGAGGCAGTAATGATGTGGTTGGCGAGAGGAAAAAATTGATCATCGAGGCCATAATCAGAATGCTCAGCAACCCCGGCCAAGTAATCACGTACTTGAACCCGGCGCGCAAATCTTGCCAGAAAGTTGTACTGCCGGATTCGGCTGGATTTTTCTCGGGCTGAGGAATAACGATGAAAAATAGCGGAACGACGGCAATCAGGGCGGTAATGACATCGATAGCAACGATGCCGCTCATTGGGATAAGTGTCATCAATAGTGCACCCAGCGGTGCGGCAATAATGTTCAGCCCGCCGTTGAGGGTCTGGTTGACGCCCTGGATGCGGGTGAGGTGCTCTTTCGGCACCATTAGCGAGGTGGAGGCGGTCATGGATGGGCGGTGGAAGTTTTCCCCGATGGAGCGAATGAAAAGAACCGCATAAATATGCCAGAGATCCACCAGCCCGAGGGCAAACAACGCCGCCAGCACCAGAGTTGCCAAAGCGATAAAACTATCGGCCAGGATCATAATCCGGCGGCGGTTCCAACGATCAACCAGCGGGCCGATGAAGGGGGAGAGAAATACACCAGGCAGCAATGCGATCAGTGTGGTGGTTGCCAGCACCGTAGCAGAACCGGTTTTCTCGGTGAGATACCAAATAATGGCAAACTGCACAATCTGGCTGCCCAGCAGCGAAAAGGCTTGACCAGTCCAGATTGCGAAGAAGGGAGTTTTCCAGTTTGGGGGTTGTTGCGAGTTTGATTCCACAGTGTTGTTCTCCATAGAAAGTGATCACCGGATGCGATCTTGCAAAATCTTCTTGACGGCTTCTGACGCCCGGAATACGCCCCGGATGCGAATCGATTCTATGGCTTGGTCGGCCAATTCGGGAGAAACATTATCCTCGATAACCAACATGCCAATCACATTGAAACTTTTACGCTCGCCTTTTTCCACAGCTTTTTCAAGCTCCTTACGAGACCAATCAAAAATGCCCAGGCCATACGCATTTCGGACAACGGAACTTTGCACTTCAGTGTTGTGTTTGTCAAGTTGGTTACGAATGGCTGTACGGATGAAATCCGTACGGTTCTGATAAAAACCTTCTTCGGTCAATAAATCAATTTTTCCTAAATCAACAACGCTCATGTTAATGGTGATTTTTTCGGTTTCACTCATCATCTATCCTTTTAGCCAATTGATGCCATCTGCCAGACATCCATGCAGATGTTTTCTGGATGACAACAGTATATACAAGATGCAGGTATTTGTCAACATCCGTATGCCATCCACTCAGATGGTAACTATATGATAAAGTCCTGCGACATCCCCCAGCACCCGCACATGGCGCACGTATGCGCTCTGCGCGATTTGTTTAGCCAGCAAACATGTGGAAAACTATTGCGATGCAGCAATGCAGCCAAAAAGATTGTTGATCTTGGTCCCCAAAGTAGATTTAACGTGGAATATTCTACGAAAAGGTCATCTCAAAGAAACTGACCAATTTCTCAGTGTAGATTTCTGGATAGAGTCTGAAACCCTCACCCTGATACTCGCTGCGCTCGCATCTGTCCCTCTCCCAATTTTGGGAGAGGGACGGGCCTGAGCTTTAGCGAAGGCCAGGGTGAGGGCACGGCAATATCAACGTTGCAACGCACCGTCAAAAAAATCTACAATCTTTTCCTGATAAGCCTGGGGATTTACGAAATAGGCCCCGGCGTGTTTGGCTTTGGGCACTTCCCAAATTCCTTTAGGCTGCGCTGCGGCTTCGTAGAATACGCGTGTGAGTACGGTTTCGCTACCTTTTCCGGCACTGATCAGCATAACCGGGCGCGGGGCAATTTCGGCGATGATGTCGAGTATCCCTTCGGTGGGCTGTACGCCATTCATAAATCGTAACATACGGTAGTAGAAGAGATTCGCCGGATAGTTGATCCAGCGGCGCAAGGTAGTGGGCCTGCCGCCATGATCGCTGAGAATCATCGGGCCGGGGCCTTCGACGATGACGGCACGCAGCCCTTCGTCGCGCGCCGCGGCGAGCAGGGCCGCCTTCCCACCCAGGGAAATGCCCAAAACGCCGATCCGCTCCGGGGCCACGTCTGAGCGTCCGTGCAAATAATCCAGCGCGCCGAGTAAATCTTCCGTTTCATACCAGCCCAGCGTACACACATCGCCATCGGAACTGCCGTGGGCGCGTTGATCGTACATCAATACGCCATAACCTTTCGCCACCAGCGCCGAGGCATGATAGATCATGGCGATACCTTTGCCGCCGTGACCGTGTACCAGAATGATGGTGCTGCCGTTGGTACCGGGCACATACCAGCCGAATAAGGTTAACTCGTCGCGGCTGGGAAATTCGACGGTTTCAAAGTCCATGCCGGCATCGGCAGGGGTGACGTTGCGCATGGCGAAGCGTCCACCGGGGTGGGTGACGCGGTAAGCGTAGTAAATACCCGAGCTGATAATATAAACGGGGTAGGCCAGCAGCAAGTAAACCAGCCACGGAAACGGGCGCCGCGCCGCGCCCAGAGCGATGAGCAGCAACGTGCCCCACATGGCAAAATAGATCAGCCAGTTGCGATAAAAGCGCCAACTGCGCTCGCGGATACGAATAGATTTCATAGGGATGCCTCAACAATTGTGTAAAACTAGAAAAAGTTCACCACAAAGTCACGAAGTCACCAAGAAAATAGGTTCATCAGGAACTGGCGGGACATTCCCCATATCTGGGGGCAACCCCGACGATTCCCAAAGGGCCAGAAATTATGCTACGTTTTTCATCGAGTCTTTGTGCCTTTGTGGTAAAAAGTCTTTTTTACTACCACGCTCCCATTATAAACGTTCACCGTTGCGCAACCGCTGCGATCATCGTATACTTTTTTCTGATGGAACAACTCAGCTTTCTTCCCCCCACGGCCTGGTCAGTCACCGAAGTCAATCGCTATTTGCGCGATCTCTTTGAAAGCGATCATAATCTCGGCGACCTGTGGGTGCAGGGCGAACTCTCAAACGTCTCTCGCCCGCGCTCCGGGCATCTCTATTTTACGCTTAAAGACGAGCGCTCCACGCTGCGCGGCGTGATGTGGCGTAGTTCGGTGCAGCGGTTGGGCTTTACGCCCAACGATGGTGATGCCGTTGAAGTGCATGGCAGCATCAATATCTACGAAGCGGGCGGGCAGGTGCAATTATATGCCGATACGATCAAACCACTCGGCGCGGGCGCGTTATACCAGGAATTCATTCGTCTGAAGGCCAAACTCGAAGCCGAAGGCTTGTTCGCAGAAGAACGCAAACGCCCCATTCCGCGCTGGCCGTGGCGCATTGGCATTGTGACATCGCCCACCGGCGCGGCACTGCGAGATATGCTCAACACCCTGCGGCGGCGCTATCCGTTGGTGGAAGTGGTCATCGCGCCGAGTCCAGTGCAAGGGCAGGATGCTCCGCTCAAGCTCGCGGCAGGGTTGCTGCAAATTAACCGGGTGGCCAAACCCGATGTGATCCTGCTGGCGCGCGGCGGCGGCTCGATTGAAGATTTATGGGCCTTCAATGACGAAGGCGTGGCCTATGCCATTGCCAAATCCGAAGCACCCGTCATCACTGGCATCGGTCACCAGACCGATTTCACCATCGCTGATTTCGTCGCCGATTTGCGCGCGCCCACCCCCACCGCCGCCGCCGAACTCGCCACCCCCAGCCGCGAAGACCTGCTGCCCGCGCTGGCCGAAGCTGGTCAGCGGTTCGCCAATTACGCTTTGACACAGCTCAACGAACGGCGCTGGCAAATTGGCGATCTGGAACATCGTTTGCAGCGCGTCTCCCCGCTGGCGCGCATTCGCAGCGACCGCCAACGCCTGGACGAGTTTAGCTACCGTGCCGCCACCTTGCTGCGCTATCGCTTGCAAATGCAGCGCTCGCGGCTGAATACCGATGAACAGCGGCTGAATGATTTGAATCCGCACACGGTTTTAGGGCGCGGCTATGCCATCGTGCGCCACGCCGATGGCCGCACCATCCGCAGCGCGGCGCAAGTGCAACCCAACGACGCGCTCAACATCCGCGTCAGCGATGGTGTATTTGGAGTTAATGTTTCTGCTGAACCGCACAAAAATAACGCAAGGTCGCCAAGGGGCAAAGGCGCAAAGAAAAACATATAAAAACATTGCGCCTTCGCTTCTCTGCGTCTTTGCGTTATTTCTTTTCATAGAGGACCTATGACCAAAAAACTCCCCCCCGTAAACGAACTCACCTACGAACAGGCTTTAGCCGAACTCGAGGGCTTGCTCTCCCTGCTTGAAACAGATGACGGCGGCCTGGATGAAATTCTGGCGAAATTTGAGCGCGGGCAGGCGTTGGTGCAGCATTGTGCCGCGCTGCTCGAAAAGGCCGAACTAAAAGTCCGCCAGCTTTCTGGCGATGAAATCATCGATTTTGAGGCCGACGCGTGAATTTATCTTCACTGACTCAAAATTATGTTTTTATTGGCGCAAGCCTGGCCTGGTTTCTGGCGCAGGTGTTTAAAATTCCGTTGGAGTATAGGCGCTCGAAAAAATGGGAATGGGTGCTGTTACTGCGTGCCGGGGGCATGCCCAGTTCGCATTCGGCCTTTATCAGCGCCACGGCGCATGGCATTGGCCTCTTTGTTGGCTGGGATTCGCCGCTTTTCGCCCTGGCGGTGGGTATGGCGATCATTGTGATTTATGATGCTACGGGGGTGCGCCGCGAGGCCGGGCGTCATGCCGAGTTGATTAACGCCATTATCCGCGATATGCGCGAAGGCCATTTGCCCAGTATGGAAACGCAAGAGAAGTTAAAAGAAGTTTTGGGGCACACCCCCCTCGAAGCCATTATGGGGACGCTTTTGGGCGTTGTGATTGCGCAACTCGTCTGGTTTCGCTGGGGATAGTTCACTAAGCAATGGGCAGCAAAAACAGGGTTATTCGTGGCTGGAAGAGGGGGTTACTCGCGGCTATTCTCGTGATAGGGCTTTCACTCGGAGGGTTGTTTGCCGGAACCAGCATCTGGCCTTCGTTGGGTAGTCAGGGGGCGCAGGTGTTACGCCAGATTTTTGGCAATCCCTTCGTGGCCGAGTTAGAGATGTTCGTCTTCGGCGTGCAAGATACGGTTAAAAGCTGGGAGTATGATCTCGGGCTGGCCGAACCCGCCGCGCCGTGGGTCGCGCCTGAGGGGGACGCTGCCCCCTTTATTCAAACCCCCACCCCGAGCCGCGTGCGAACCTCCTCTACGGCGATTGTAAAACCTTTAGAGTCAGAAAACACTCCTACACCTTCAACCCCAACATTTACCCCTACGCCCGAAGTTTTGGCCTGGCCCCCAAAGCCAATGACACCCCTGGGGACGATTGACGGCGAGGGCGTCTGGTCAGCGTATATCGACGATGTGGCCTATCGTGCTTTTTTACAGCCCGATCCTGAACGCCCGTACAGCGTGGTGGCGGTGATCGCCATCGATTTGACCAGGGTGCAACTCCACTATGTATTGGGTTCGATTGAGCCAAAATTTGCCGACGAAACGGTGCAGGCCGAACGTTCGGGGCGCATCCCGGATGAAGACCGCATCCCGGGGAATTTGTTGGCGGCCTTCAATGGCGGTTTTCAAGCACAGCACGGAAATTTTGGAGCCATGTCAGGTGGCGTGGTTGCGATTCCGCTGCAAGAAGGATTGGGAATGGTGGCGATTCGTGAGGACGGCGCAGTCTTTATGGGCGAGTGGGGCGTCGATATTACCGCTGCGGATGACTTGATTGCCTGGCGACAAAACGGGCCATTGGTGGTGCAGGCTGGTGCGCTGACTCCGCATGTTTTCAGTTTCTCACCGAAAGATTGGGGGTATACCATCAATGATGTCTCTCCAACATGGCGCTCCGGGTTGGCGCTGAATGCCGCGCGGCAGATTTTATTTTACGTTGCAGGGCCAAGCCTGACGGTTGAAGCGCTGGGTAAAAGTATGCTCGCCGCGGGTGCCAACTTTGGGATGCAGCTTGATATCAACCCCTATTGGGTGCATTTCACCCCCTTTGTGGTGGAAGATGGCATTTTAGTGCCCGATCCGCTATTCCCCGACTCGATGAATGAAAATATCGACCGCTACTTAAACACCTATTCGCACGATTATTTTTATATCACGGTGAAAGAATAACCCTCACCCCGCCCCAATTTCCAAATCCAAGAGATAACGTTTTCGCCACAGGCCGCCACCATAGCCGGTGAGTTGTCCATCGGCGCCGATAACACGATGGCAAGGGATAATGATGGCCATACGATTATCGCCATTGGCGCGAGCCACAGCGCGCACGGCGGTGGGTCTGCCAATAATTTCAGCCTGCTCTTTATAGGAACGAGTTTTTCCATAGGGAATAGTTTGCAGCGCCGCCCAGACTTGCTGCTGAAAGGGGGTTCCCATCAGCACCAGAGGAATTTCAAATTCCCGAAGCTTGCCAGCGAAATAGGCCTCAAGCTGGTCTTGCGTATGCTCGATGTGGGGATTCGTCCCGGGAATGAATTCAGCATTCAGGCGTTTGCCAAGCCGCTGCATCTGGGTTTCGACCATACGCCGGTCAGCAAATTCCAGGAGGCATAAACCCTCATCGGTCGCACCGGCCAGCATCGGGCCGAGGGGGGTCAGCATCCGTTGGGTGTGGATGATGCGCCCGGCGGCGCTTCCTTGTGGGGAAAATCCAGTCGCTTTTTTGAACGAGTCGCCAAATCCGCTCAGTGATGCGTAGCCCGATTCGTAGGCGGCATCGATCACAGGCTCTCCATTTTTAATGCGCCCAAAGGCTTCACTGACGCGTAACGTGCGCTGGTAGGTCTGAAAAGTCATGCCGTGGTGTTTTTTGAACCAGCGGCGCACGCGGTTGGGGTCCAGACCGCGGGCGCGCAAATCTTGGTCTTTGAGTTTAACGTCTGGAGCGGATTCGATTTCATCGAGCAGGGGTTTGAGCCAGGCCGGGGGCGAACCGCTGCGCGTCAGGGGCTGGCAAATTTTGCAAGGGCGGTAGCCGCTTAACAATGCGGCGCGTGTAGAAGGAAAATAAGCCACATTCTCGCGTTTTGGTTTGCGCGCAGTGCAGGTTGGGCGGCAAAAAATACCCGTGCTGGTGATACCTGCAAAGAAAATGCCCTCGTAAGCAGGGTCTTTTTCGAGCAGGGCGGTATACATCGTAATTTCACTGGGAAGATGAGCAGACATCGTTTTTCTCCAAATAAAGATTTCACGCAAAGCCACAATACTCAAAGGGCACAGGGTTGCCAAGAAAAAAAACAAAAAATCTTCGCGCCTTTGCGTGAGGATATAGCATAAATTCTATCGCCTTGCTTGCCTCAGCGAAACCGAAAACTTGCCAAGCTTTTTAGATCCAGGGTATTTTTTCGATGGTGTGATCGCCCCCGGCATCGCCGGTGTTGAGCGTGCCCGCGGG
The Chloroflexota bacterium genome window above contains:
- a CDS encoding divergent PAP2 family protein, which gives rise to MTQNYVFIGASLAWFLAQVFKIPLEYRRSKKWEWVLLLRAGGMPSSHSAFISATAHGIGLFVGWDSPLFALAVGMAIIVIYDATGVRREAGRHAELINAIIRDMREGHLPSMETQEKLKEVLGHTPLEAIMGTLLGVVIAQLVWFRWG
- a CDS encoding alpha/beta hydrolase; this translates as MKSIRIRERSWRFYRNWLIYFAMWGTLLLIALGAARRPFPWLVYLLLAYPVYIISSGIYYAYRVTHPGGRFAMRNVTPADAGMDFETVEFPSRDELTLFGWYVPGTNGSTIILVHGHGGKGIAMIYHASALVAKGYGVLMYDQRAHGSSDGDVCTLGWYETEDLLGALDYLHGRSDVAPERIGVLGISLGGKAALLAAARDEGLRAVIVEGPGPMILSDHGGRPTTLRRWINYPANLFYYRMLRFMNGVQPTEGILDIIAEIAPRPVMLISAGKGSETVLTRVFYEAAAQPKGIWEVPKAKHAGAYFVNPQAYQEKIVDFFDGALQR
- a CDS encoding PIN domain nuclease encodes the protein MSSDFVVRIIGMIVLGIFAAYTANSFGGGIFPEPRVLYVVIISLLGALIGLVLTPYLTTRPVRALRALLARIDAQTLAASLIGLIVGLIIAALLAFPLSLLPPPFGEVLPFIGVMLVSYFGVAVFVMRQNDIFSVFRDRLPRRRGSEEGEEDNAGRKILVDTSVIIDGRIADIARTGFLSGTLLIPRFVLNELQYIADSADSLRRQRGRRGMEILSHLQDEATMPVQISDIDVEGTREVDDKLVILARQLKCPVLTNDYNLNRVAELQGVLILNVNELANAVKAVLLPGESLVVDIIQEGKEVGQGVGYLDDGTMVVVEDGSGHLHKETYVTVTKVLQTAAGRMIFARTEAKS
- the xseB gene encoding exodeoxyribonuclease VII small subunit → MTKKLPPVNELTYEQALAELEGLLSLLETDDGGLDEILAKFERGQALVQHCAALLEKAELKVRQLSGDEIIDFEADA
- a CDS encoding ferredoxin family protein, which gives rise to MTYIITSLCLRDGGCIDVCPVECIVPGQPVKEWPWMYIDPDTCIDCGACVPECPYDAIFSEDEVPEAYEAKGGEYISRLGLSGHYENTDHNGGPVVLETTKQLEAGESVDLTEDVQPNYDFFESGPGYDALG
- a CDS encoding MFS transporter, which encodes MENNTVESNSQQPPNWKTPFFAIWTGQAFSLLGSQIVQFAIIWYLTEKTGSATVLATTTLIALLPGVFLSPFIGPLVDRWNRRRIMILADSFIALATLVLAALFALGLVDLWHIYAVLFIRSIGENFHRPSMTASTSLMVPKEHLTRIQGVNQTLNGGLNIIAAPLGALLMTLIPMSGIVAIDVITALIAVVPLFFIVIPQPEKNPAESGSTTFWQDLRAGFKYVITWPGLLSILIMASMINFFLSPTTSLLPLLVKDHFNGGALQLGWINSLFGVGVIVGGLLLGVWGGFKRRIVTAILGIIGIGLGTSIMGMLPGSAFNLALGAFAFTGMMIPIANGSIGGILQAAVDPKMQGRVFSLTGSVATAMMPIGLAFAGPLSDAFGIQVWFILGGALTVLMGLIGFAIPAVMKIEDRSES
- the xseA gene encoding exodeoxyribonuclease VII large subunit; protein product: MEQLSFLPPTAWSVTEVNRYLRDLFESDHNLGDLWVQGELSNVSRPRSGHLYFTLKDERSTLRGVMWRSSVQRLGFTPNDGDAVEVHGSINIYEAGGQVQLYADTIKPLGAGALYQEFIRLKAKLEAEGLFAEERKRPIPRWPWRIGIVTSPTGAALRDMLNTLRRRYPLVEVVIAPSPVQGQDAPLKLAAGLLQINRVAKPDVILLARGGGSIEDLWAFNDEGVAYAIAKSEAPVITGIGHQTDFTIADFVADLRAPTPTAAAELATPSREDLLPALAEAGQRFANYALTQLNERRWQIGDLEHRLQRVSPLARIRSDRQRLDEFSYRAATLLRYRLQMQRSRLNTDEQRLNDLNPHTVLGRGYAIVRHADGRTIRSAAQVQPNDALNIRVSDGVFGVNVSAEPHKNNARSPRGKGAKKNI
- a CDS encoding CopG family transcriptional regulator, producing MMSETEKITINMSVVDLGKIDLLTEEGFYQNRTDFIRTAIRNQLDKHNTEVQSSVVRNAYGLGIFDWSRKELEKAVEKGERKSFNVIGMLVIEDNVSPELADQAIESIRIRGVFRASEAVKKILQDRIR
- a CDS encoding bifunctional homocysteine S-methyltransferase/methylenetetrahydrofolate reductase, whose protein sequence is MPKSKFLSLLETPHPILADGAMGTMLHQQGIGLDTCFDHLNLTHPATVGTVHQAYIEAGAQVIYTNTFGANRYKLSDHGLENQVEAINRAGAELARKVVDASFKDVLVGGDIGPLGVRLAPYGRVLPEQARATFVEQIGILCAAGVDFLVIETFSDLYEIREAVAAAREICSLPVVATITFTRDDRTLLGDTPAKVARTLHETGADVIGANCSGGPAQLRRILEQMRQAVPAARFAIKPNAGWPENVGGRVMYSAGPDYFGDYTKTFTELGVKLIGGCCGTTPEHTRIMRARLDALPADLQIQVIAPFDAQAAHDRVQLEPTQLAQKFSHNEFPIAVEMDPPRGLSAHKILAGASLLAEAGAAVINVADSPMARMRMSPWAVCNLIQRNVGIETTLHFPTRGRNLLRVQGDLLAAHALNIRNVFVVMGDPTSIGDYPDAMDDYDLVPSGLIRLIQQGFNAGLDHAGADIGQPTAFFVGCALNLLPSNPERELKVLRRKIENGADFALTQPIYQPEKAFEFLRLYEERFGPLEIPILAGVLPLFSARHAAFLHNEVPGIIIPSETMARIETAGDNAPAEGVQITIEMIRKMKPWANGVYMMPPFGRYDLAAEIIEAL